One genomic segment of Pandoraea sputorum includes these proteins:
- a CDS encoding LysR family transcriptional regulator, with protein sequence MSNLRFMRTFAAVARYGSFASAAEHLAMTQSAVSMQMRALEEEFDHPLFDRVGRSVALNAMGRLLLPHAEQLLAQYQTMRTLAAGIESTAGPVTIGAVESAVSALARAVSQIKHAQPHLEISIQTARSIELTAKLDAGEIDCAVLVEPSGRRPAGVRWTPLYREPLVLLASSTLKSSSVAKLLETERFLRFDRTQRTGALIDRAVRRQHVKVSDFLELSSIEGIVALVRQRVGVAVVPMLRSASWAHEDALRVIPLPGVTEQRSIGLLERTRHDKAGITAAIAQQVMAQG encoded by the coding sequence ATGAGCAATCTGCGATTCATGCGGACTTTTGCGGCGGTCGCGAGATATGGCTCGTTCGCTTCGGCAGCCGAACACCTCGCCATGACCCAATCGGCGGTGAGCATGCAAATGCGCGCGCTGGAGGAGGAGTTCGACCATCCGCTGTTCGACCGCGTGGGACGCTCCGTCGCCCTCAATGCGATGGGACGCCTCCTGCTGCCGCATGCCGAGCAGTTGTTAGCGCAGTATCAGACGATGCGCACGCTGGCCGCAGGCATCGAGTCGACCGCCGGGCCGGTGACGATTGGCGCGGTGGAGTCGGCAGTGAGTGCGTTGGCGCGGGCGGTGTCGCAGATCAAGCATGCGCAGCCGCACCTGGAGATATCGATTCAGACGGCGCGGTCGATTGAGTTGACGGCGAAGCTCGACGCCGGGGAGATCGATTGTGCAGTGCTGGTGGAACCATCGGGGAGACGTCCGGCAGGGGTGCGGTGGACGCCGTTGTATCGGGAACCGTTGGTGCTCCTGGCGTCGTCGACGTTGAAGTCTTCGTCGGTGGCGAAGCTGCTGGAGACGGAACGGTTTCTGCGATTTGATCGGACGCAACGGACAGGGGCGCTGATCGATCGCGCAGTGCGCCGTCAGCATGTGAAGGTCAGCGACTTTCTGGAGCTTTCGTCCATCGAAGGGATCGTGGCGCTGGTACGGCAACGGGTCGGTGTGGCAGTGGTACCGATGCTCAGAAGCGCGTCATGGGCGCATGAAGATGCGCTGCGTGTGATTCCATTACCCGGCGTGACGGAACAACGGAGCATCGGACTGCTGGAACGGACGCGGCATGATAAGGCCGGGATTACTGCGGCGATTGCGCAGCAGGTAATGGCGCAGGGGTGA
- a CDS encoding immunity 8 family protein, translated as MKAEIKSLHSLLLEDRLIDYWPDDVSNFGTWIRAYIGPQGEASSESFDIHVCTPEWLKAQCATQSPLWGRHMLFVEVYDYDAIKTAIERYVAAVDGDDWADIAAKLSRVGAWEFEDYQDR; from the coding sequence ATGAAAGCTGAAATCAAATCGTTGCATTCCTTGCTGTTGGAAGACAGATTGATCGACTACTGGCCAGATGATGTGTCGAACTTCGGTACATGGATTCGAGCCTACATTGGTCCACAAGGTGAGGCGAGTTCCGAATCGTTCGACATCCACGTTTGCACGCCGGAATGGCTTAAGGCGCAGTGTGCCACTCAAAGTCCGCTGTGGGGCAGGCATATGCTGTTCGTCGAGGTTTACGATTACGACGCCATTAAGACAGCTATTGAACGTTACGTAGCAGCTGTCGACGGTGACGATTGGGCGGACATTGCCGCAAAGTTGAGCCGAGTTGGTGCATGGGAGTTTGAGGATTATCAGGATCGGTAA
- a CDS encoding DUF637 domain-containing protein, translated as MLNGITYSSADGLGFSTTASPNSLASLAGVKPTFVEGTASQAGTASAGFSITQGVAILGQSVIQAGVQSTIQGGSFLDALKASGVSNLSAALAYQIGDLGTKSLGELGYVGAHAVLGCASSAALGTGCAGGAIGGAVSAALTPFLVNALISEGRGLNAAQISLFGAIASLAGGGVAGLAGQNAAAGALSAQNEAINNCLGHPESCSDLASKIIAGWRAPDYVSITAPTPIPFVGVTATLDRYGEIYGGPSVGFGLPNVSGKAWAIGWTGDQTVPDAAALKDWLSGWSYNAGVFIGTTVSSPASPGSDSPSRLGGTVQTPGVGVGYSWPLIQLGIQW; from the coding sequence TTGCTGAACGGGATCACGTATTCGAGTGCCGATGGATTGGGGTTCTCGACGACGGCGTCTCCGAATAGCCTGGCCAGCCTCGCGGGCGTGAAGCCGACTTTCGTCGAAGGTACGGCGAGCCAGGCAGGTACGGCGTCAGCAGGCTTCTCAATTACTCAGGGCGTTGCGATCCTAGGTCAGTCTGTGATTCAGGCAGGCGTGCAATCGACGATTCAGGGTGGGAGTTTCCTTGATGCGTTGAAGGCAAGTGGAGTCAGCAATCTGAGTGCCGCGCTGGCTTACCAAATCGGCGACTTGGGGACGAAGTCGTTGGGGGAGCTGGGTTATGTGGGCGCGCATGCAGTGCTGGGGTGCGCAAGTTCAGCGGCGTTAGGCACCGGTTGCGCGGGCGGAGCTATTGGAGGAGCAGTCAGTGCCGCACTTACTCCGTTCCTGGTGAACGCTTTGATATCCGAAGGACGTGGCCTAAATGCAGCGCAAATTTCACTCTTCGGCGCGATTGCGAGTTTGGCCGGAGGAGGCGTCGCCGGGCTAGCGGGACAGAATGCGGCGGCAGGGGCACTTTCGGCGCAGAACGAAGCGATCAACAATTGCCTTGGGCACCCGGAGTCTTGCTCGGATCTCGCGAGTAAGATAATCGCGGGATGGCGAGCGCCAGACTACGTTTCAATTACGGCGCCAACCCCGATTCCGTTTGTTGGCGTTACGGCAACGCTGGATCGATATGGGGAAATATACGGTGGTCCTAGTGTTGGGTTCGGCCTGCCGAACGTCAGTGGCAAAGCATGGGCGATTGGGTGGACTGGAGATCAGACGGTGCCGGACGCGGCCGCCCTCAAAGACTGGTTAAGTGGATGGAGCTACAACGCAGGTGTGTTTATTGGCACAACTGTTTCATCACCAGCGTCACCGGGAAGTGATTCACCGTCCCGCCTCGGTGGAACCGTTCAAACGCCGGGCGTCGGTGTAGGCTACAGTTGGCCGCTTATTCAACTTGGAATTCAATGGTGA